A region of Pyxidicoccus parkwaysis DNA encodes the following proteins:
- a CDS encoding efflux RND transporter periplasmic adaptor subunit — protein MNASTAPRRRRLIQALALLGLAVLAFFLWKPLAAGTGAPATEPSSQQSLPPFQLPGPALEYVRAAFQAYEPTRALLARDTVEGLSPRAGEIAAALRAAADEVGSQRTDVADFLRKGAEAASRLGMAKDVAQARKHFAGVSQSLVSLAASDARIRDDWNLFECPMAEGFNKWFQREPRLDNPYMGQRMAACGAPSEWSVPVPVPAHEGQAHGNGAVAHYTCPMHPAVRQAGPGQCPICGMDLTPVTRADVESGVIVVDDVRRQRIGVKTARVEMMPMDLSIRALGRVTYDEKALVDVTLKLDGYIHELRVNATGEPVKKGDVLFTLYSPELYAAQQEYLLASKSQSAANSSLVGASRKRLELWGLTPAQVERVARRGEPIENMPFLSPASGYVLEKNVVEGAAVKAGERLFRIAPLAKVWVEADVYEQDLPQVKVGQPVEVTLPYLPGKQYAGRVGYIYPALQGNTRTGRIRIELPNPGLELKPDMYADVRFVVRGGQRLQVPETAVIYTGPRRLVFVDLGEGRLKPQEVKLGLRGEDTYEVIEGLKAGDVVVTSGNFLIAAESRLRSAADTFGGGGEHAAH, from the coding sequence ATGAACGCCTCGACTGCTCCGCGTCGCCGCCGTCTCATCCAGGCCCTGGCCCTGCTGGGGCTGGCCGTCCTCGCCTTCTTCCTCTGGAAGCCCCTCGCGGCAGGGACGGGTGCTCCCGCGACCGAGCCCTCCTCGCAGCAGTCCCTCCCGCCCTTCCAGCTCCCTGGCCCCGCGCTCGAGTACGTCCGCGCGGCCTTCCAGGCGTATGAGCCAACACGCGCGCTGCTCGCCCGGGACACCGTGGAGGGTCTTTCCCCGAGGGCCGGAGAAATCGCCGCCGCGCTGCGAGCGGCGGCGGATGAGGTCGGCAGCCAGCGCACGGACGTCGCGGACTTCCTGCGAAAGGGAGCGGAGGCGGCCTCGCGCCTGGGGATGGCGAAGGACGTCGCGCAGGCTCGCAAGCACTTCGCCGGGGTGAGCCAATCCCTCGTCTCGCTGGCGGCCTCGGACGCCCGCATCCGGGACGACTGGAACCTCTTCGAGTGCCCGATGGCGGAGGGGTTCAACAAGTGGTTCCAACGTGAGCCCCGCCTGGACAACCCGTACATGGGGCAGCGGATGGCGGCTTGTGGCGCTCCCAGCGAATGGAGCGTTCCCGTCCCGGTTCCAGCGCATGAGGGCCAGGCCCATGGGAACGGAGCGGTGGCCCACTACACCTGCCCGATGCACCCCGCGGTGAGGCAAGCGGGCCCGGGCCAGTGCCCCATCTGCGGCATGGACCTCACGCCCGTCACCCGCGCTGACGTGGAGAGCGGCGTCATCGTCGTGGACGACGTGCGCCGCCAGCGCATCGGTGTGAAGACGGCCCGGGTGGAGATGATGCCGATGGACCTCTCCATCCGTGCGCTCGGTCGCGTCACCTACGACGAGAAGGCGCTGGTGGACGTCACGCTCAAGCTCGACGGCTACATCCACGAGCTGCGCGTCAACGCCACGGGGGAGCCGGTGAAGAAAGGAGACGTCCTCTTCACCCTCTACAGTCCGGAGCTCTACGCCGCCCAGCAGGAGTATCTGCTCGCGAGCAAGAGCCAGAGCGCCGCCAATTCCTCCCTGGTGGGGGCGTCGCGCAAGCGACTGGAGCTGTGGGGGCTGACCCCAGCGCAGGTCGAGCGTGTTGCCCGGCGCGGAGAGCCCATCGAGAACATGCCCTTCCTCTCCCCGGCGAGCGGCTATGTCCTCGAGAAGAATGTGGTGGAGGGCGCCGCGGTGAAGGCGGGCGAGCGCCTCTTCCGCATCGCCCCGCTGGCGAAGGTGTGGGTGGAGGCGGACGTCTACGAGCAGGACCTGCCCCAGGTGAAGGTGGGCCAGCCCGTGGAAGTCACCCTGCCCTACCTTCCGGGGAAGCAGTACGCGGGCCGCGTCGGGTACATCTACCCCGCGCTCCAGGGCAACACGCGCACCGGGCGCATCCGCATCGAGCTGCCCAACCCGGGGCTCGAGCTCAAGCCAGACATGTACGCGGACGTCCGCTTCGTGGTGCGGGGCGGGCAGCGCCTCCAGGTGCCCGAGACGGCCGTCATCTACACGGGCCCGCGCCGGCTCGTCTTCGTGGACCTGGGCGAGGGGCGCCTCAAGCCCCAGGAGGTGAAGCTCGGCCTCAGGGGCGAGGACACCTACGAGGTCATCGAGGGACTGAAGGCCGGCGACGTGGTGGTGACGAGCGGCAACTTCCTCATCGCCGCCGAGAGCCGCCTGCGCTCGGCCGCGGACACCTTCGGTGGCGGAGGCGAGCATGCAGCCCACTGA
- a CDS encoding TolC family protein, with protein sequence MLERAELVRQVLARNPSLEAARLAWQSALSRAPQQTALEDPMLSYSIAPLSIASPVRFGQVVELSQQLPFPGKRGLRGEMALAEAEVMREDLEELRLRLALMVSTLFDDVFVVHRALGITHEHLQLLEQLKQSAEAQYVVGRASQQDPLRAEVELSEVLREQVALESERERLRAQLNGLLHRLPQAPLPPPPTDLAMPEEEPGPSEALQDLALRQRPELEGLRARLGGREAAVRLAHRDSYPDVRVMGSYNSMWMDTAHQFMAGVSINVPLDFGKREAAVREAETNLQRVRIEEKHLINDIRVEVEQARTRLVEARKVVDLFRERLVPASRDEVAAARAGFESGKNSFQSLLEAERSMRSVELRAQTALADVQRRQAELDRATGNTPGLPREGATR encoded by the coding sequence GTGCTCGAGCGCGCCGAGCTCGTCCGACAGGTGCTCGCCCGCAACCCCTCGTTGGAGGCCGCCCGGTTGGCGTGGCAGTCCGCGCTCTCCCGTGCCCCTCAGCAGACTGCGCTCGAGGACCCGATGCTCTCCTACAGCATCGCGCCCCTGAGCATCGCGAGCCCGGTGCGCTTCGGGCAGGTGGTGGAGCTGAGCCAGCAGCTTCCCTTCCCCGGCAAGCGGGGCCTGCGCGGAGAGATGGCGCTGGCCGAGGCCGAGGTCATGCGCGAGGACCTGGAGGAGCTGCGGCTGCGCCTGGCCCTCATGGTCTCGACCCTCTTCGATGATGTTTTCGTCGTGCACCGGGCGCTGGGCATCACGCACGAGCATCTCCAGTTGCTCGAGCAGCTCAAGCAGAGCGCCGAGGCGCAATACGTCGTGGGCCGCGCCTCGCAGCAAGACCCGCTCCGGGCCGAGGTGGAGCTGAGCGAAGTGCTGCGCGAGCAGGTAGCGCTCGAATCCGAGAGAGAGCGCCTGCGCGCCCAGCTCAACGGCCTGCTGCACCGGCTCCCCCAGGCGCCGCTACCACCACCGCCGACGGACCTCGCCATGCCGGAAGAAGAGCCAGGCCCAAGCGAGGCACTCCAGGACCTGGCGCTGCGCCAGCGCCCGGAACTGGAAGGCCTTCGAGCCCGGCTCGGCGGACGCGAGGCCGCGGTCCGCCTCGCCCACCGCGACTCCTATCCGGATGTCCGGGTCATGGGCTCGTACAACTCCATGTGGATGGACACCGCCCACCAGTTCATGGCGGGCGTGTCCATCAACGTCCCGCTCGACTTCGGGAAGCGCGAGGCGGCTGTAAGGGAGGCAGAGACCAACCTCCAACGCGTGCGCATCGAGGAGAAGCACCTCATCAACGACATCCGCGTCGAGGTCGAACAGGCGCGCACGCGCCTCGTGGAAGCCCGGAAGGTGGTGGACCTGTTCCGCGAACGCCTCGTCCCAGCCTCCCGCGATGAAGTGGCCGCCGCGCGTGCCGGATTCGAGAGTGGGAAGAACAGCTTCCAATCCCTCCTCGAGGCGGAACGCAGCATGCGAAGCGTGGAATTGCGTGCTCAGACGGCGCTCGCGGACGTGCAGCGACGTCAGGCAGAGCTCGACCGGGCCACCGGCAACACACCCGGTCTGCCGAGGGAAGGAGCGACGCGATGA
- a CDS encoding glutathione S-transferase family protein — protein MKLYFAPRTRAVRGRWILEELGVPYELVRLDLTRQENLTPEYLAVSPLGEVPALVDGDVTLLESLAICLHLADKFPEKHLAPPPGSSERGPYYQWMAFAEVSLDPVVVDIYRHAQLPEEQKASASANEALAKLKTRLTPLLDALDAGLGGREYLVGGTFTAADVVMASILHLAHTLKLLDKHPRLFEYTLRHAQRPAVRRAVMG, from the coding sequence ATGAAGCTCTACTTTGCCCCCAGAACCCGAGCGGTCCGTGGCCGATGGATATTGGAGGAGCTCGGAGTACCGTACGAGCTCGTCAGGCTCGACCTCACCCGGCAGGAGAACCTCACCCCTGAATACCTGGCGGTGAGTCCGCTGGGCGAGGTCCCCGCCCTGGTGGATGGGGACGTCACGCTGCTCGAGTCCCTGGCCATCTGCCTGCATCTGGCCGACAAGTTCCCGGAGAAGCACCTGGCGCCGCCACCAGGCTCCTCGGAGCGCGGCCCCTATTACCAGTGGATGGCCTTCGCCGAGGTGAGCCTCGACCCCGTGGTGGTGGATATCTACAGACACGCTCAGCTGCCCGAGGAGCAGAAGGCCAGTGCGAGCGCGAATGAAGCGCTCGCGAAACTGAAGACCCGCCTCACGCCCCTGCTCGACGCCCTCGACGCGGGCCTCGGCGGCCGTGAATACCTCGTGGGAGGGACGTTCACCGCCGCCGATGTGGTGATGGCGTCAATCCTCCACCTGGCGCACACGCTGAAGCTGCTCGACAAGCATCCGCGGCTGTTCGAGTACACGCTGCGCCACGCTCAACGGCCGGCGGTGAGACGGGCCGTCATGGGGTGA
- a CDS encoding LysR family transcriptional regulator yields the protein MIPPADMLLFVAVVRAESFTRAARQLGITKQTVSERISNLEERLGVRLLERTTRRVRVTGTGATYYERCAAIAAQIDEANSEVQNRQAEPTGLLRVSSPTFYGRRYLAPVVSKYLARHPQAQVELVLADRRVHLIEEGLDVAIRIGPLDDSSLVARKLGEGPVYFVASPRYLSKYGTPNARELRSARCIGISAFDTWEAEGVKSRIDPVLTVNDLELACEAALAGVGIARVPAILCRDAVRDGRLKVLFGPGPAAMPAIHAVYPSRVNLPAKVRVFVDALATLVEPMLPLHGGTRRKRS from the coding sequence ATGATTCCACCAGCCGACATGCTGCTCTTCGTCGCGGTCGTTCGAGCGGAGAGCTTCACCCGGGCGGCGCGCCAGCTCGGCATCACCAAGCAGACCGTCAGCGAGCGCATCAGCAATCTGGAGGAGCGGCTCGGAGTGCGCCTGCTCGAACGCACCACGCGGCGCGTGCGAGTCACCGGCACTGGCGCGACGTACTACGAGCGCTGTGCCGCCATCGCCGCGCAGATAGACGAGGCGAATAGTGAGGTGCAGAACCGTCAGGCGGAGCCGACCGGCCTCCTGCGGGTCTCCTCGCCGACGTTCTACGGCCGGCGATACCTGGCACCCGTCGTTTCGAAGTACCTCGCCCGCCATCCCCAGGCGCAGGTGGAGCTGGTGCTGGCGGACCGCCGCGTCCACCTCATCGAAGAGGGGCTGGATGTCGCGATTCGCATCGGCCCGCTCGACGACTCGTCGCTCGTGGCGCGAAAGCTCGGCGAGGGGCCCGTCTATTTCGTGGCGAGCCCCCGCTACCTGTCGAAGTACGGCACGCCGAACGCCCGGGAGCTCCGCTCCGCGCGCTGTATTGGCATCAGTGCGTTCGACACGTGGGAGGCCGAGGGCGTGAAGTCTCGAATCGACCCGGTGCTGACGGTGAATGACCTCGAGCTCGCGTGTGAGGCGGCACTCGCCGGGGTCGGCATCGCGCGCGTCCCGGCCATCCTCTGCCGGGATGCGGTCCGTGACGGCCGGCTGAAGGTTCTCTTCGGCCCCGGGCCCGCTGCGATGCCTGCCATCCACGCCGTCTACCCGAGCCGGGTGAATCTTCCGGCAAAGGTCCGTGTCTTCGTGGACGCCCTGGCAACGCTGGTCGAGCCGATGCTTCCGCTGCACGGTGGCACGCGGCGCAAGCGCTCGTAA
- a CDS encoding peptidoglycan-binding domain-containing protein — MPPPEKNSAKDSASSAEKFQAMDAESREDFPDQDADSPTLPCEKDKVWVRIAFKDDLGEPYTDVAYVLEIKGQEWKGRTNGQGLVAHEVPPDSKEGVLKLWFDGEEEDDEPLTYALAIGEMDPVAMETGQRSRLENLGLFGLDDDGSATLTFEQALATFQEWVGLEETGKLDDTSKRKLERLYSPLGHEALPPPPEDDGRGPEKEGSP; from the coding sequence ATGCCGCCCCCCGAGAAGAATTCGGCCAAGGATTCGGCCTCGAGCGCCGAGAAGTTCCAGGCGATGGACGCGGAGTCCCGCGAGGACTTCCCCGACCAGGACGCCGACAGCCCCACCCTCCCCTGCGAGAAGGACAAGGTCTGGGTCCGCATCGCCTTCAAGGATGACCTCGGAGAGCCCTACACGGACGTGGCCTACGTCCTGGAGATAAAGGGCCAGGAGTGGAAGGGGCGGACCAATGGCCAGGGCCTCGTCGCCCACGAGGTGCCGCCCGACTCCAAGGAGGGCGTGCTGAAGCTCTGGTTCGACGGCGAGGAGGAGGACGACGAGCCCCTCACCTACGCGCTGGCGATAGGCGAGATGGACCCCGTGGCCATGGAGACGGGACAGCGCAGCCGCCTGGAGAACCTGGGCCTCTTCGGACTGGATGACGACGGCTCGGCGACCCTCACTTTCGAACAGGCGCTCGCCACCTTCCAGGAGTGGGTCGGCCTGGAGGAGACCGGAAAGTTGGACGACACGAGCAAGCGCAAGCTCGAGCGGCTCTACAGCCCGCTCGGCCATGAAGCCCTGCCGCCGCCTCCCGAGGATGACGGCCGCGGGCCGGAGAAGGAGGGCTCGCCGTGA